The following coding sequences are from one Anolis sagrei isolate rAnoSag1 chromosome 6, rAnoSag1.mat, whole genome shotgun sequence window:
- the EREG gene encoding LOW QUALITY PROTEIN: proepiregulin (The sequence of the model RefSeq protein was modified relative to this genomic sequence to represent the inferred CDS: inserted 1 base in 1 codon) gives MGSTSATVLPAHRPPPSGGDAINPGERRLGRETGEKALPSSSSLSXPKTRLPRLPTMAGWISPRLEGACLFLGLHLLQSVLSTTVIPICGVNGTNCTTAWVRTEKSPRVAQVRITGCKSDMNNYCFNGDCMYLVELNEHSCRCYTGYVGVRCGHSNFELVQQPLSNEYLALTILLVLLFFIAISVVIYYFYTWYQNKKRRLATNTNYKEVATNSEKDNKLLHV, from the exons ATGGGCTCGACTTCCGCCACGGTTCTCCCAGCCCATCGCCCGCCCCCGTCGGGAGGAGACGCTATAAACCCCGGGGAGCGCCGGCTGGGAAGGGAAACGGGCGAGAAGGCGCTCCCAAGCTCCAGCTCTCTCT TTCCGAAGACAAGGCTGCCCCGACTTCCGACGATGGCCGGCTGGATCTCTCCGAGGCTTGAAGGCGCCTGCCTCTTCCTAG GTTTGCACCTGCTCCAATCTGTGCTCAGTACAACCGTGATCCCAATATGTGGAGTCAATGGGACTAACTGTACAACTGCTTGGG TTCGAACAGAAAAAAGTCCCCGTGTAGCTCAAGTTCGGATCACAGGGTGCAAATCTGATATGAACAATTACTGCTTCAATGGAGATTGCATGTACCTTGTGGAGTTGAATGAGCATTCCTGCAG GTGTTATACAGGTTATGTTGGTGTCCGATGTGGCCATTCCAATTTTGAGCTCGTCCAGCAGCCCCTCAGCAATGAATACTTGGCACTCACTATTCTCTTGGTTCTTCTTTTCTTCATTGCAATTTCAGTGGTGATCTACTACTTCTACACATG GTACCAGAACAAGAAGCGAAGACTTGCTACAAACACAAATTACAAAGAAGTTGCCACAAATAGCGAAAAAGATAATAAGCTGCTTCATGTGTGA